In Janthinobacterium rivuli, a single genomic region encodes these proteins:
- a CDS encoding TfoX/Sxy family protein codes for MASQQGTVDFLLDQMAGAGSISAKKMFGEYGLYCDGKMFAIVADDQLFIKPTDAGRAWISAQGTLQEAPPYPQAKPYFLIDGGLWDERDWLSQLARRTADALPLPKPKPPPKPKKPASAA; via the coding sequence ATGGCATCACAGCAAGGCACGGTGGATTTTTTGCTCGACCAGATGGCGGGCGCGGGCAGCATCAGCGCAAAGAAAATGTTTGGGGAATATGGTTTGTATTGCGACGGCAAGATGTTCGCCATCGTCGCCGACGACCAGCTGTTCATCAAGCCAACGGACGCGGGACGCGCCTGGATCAGTGCGCAAGGCACTCTGCAGGAAGCGCCGCCCTATCCGCAAGCCAAGCCGTATTTCCTCATCGATGGCGGGCTGTGGGACGAGCGCGACTGGCTCAGCCAGCTGGCGCGGCGCACGGCCGACGCCTTGCCGCTGCCGAAACCCAAGCCGCCGCCCAAGCCTAAAAAACCGGCGTCAGCTGCTTAA
- a CDS encoding MepB family protein, producing MKTSPWAFLGLPQAPVPEAESAEYGACRAELHGKRLVLRVAKTTPTKTGQFVTIWKRPHPDADIAPLDEADPFDVVIIAVGDEVQHGFFIFPRSVLLERGVMSRAGQGGKRALRVYPPWCVPESVQALRTQRWQSACFVAAGDQRRLEQLFGQ from the coding sequence ATGAAGACCAGTCCCTGGGCTTTCCTGGGCTTGCCGCAAGCGCCCGTGCCGGAAGCGGAAAGCGCGGAATACGGCGCCTGCCGTGCCGAACTGCACGGCAAGCGCCTGGTCTTGCGCGTGGCGAAAACCACGCCGACAAAAACCGGCCAGTTCGTCACCATCTGGAAGCGCCCCCATCCCGACGCCGACATCGCCCCGCTGGACGAAGCGGACCCTTTTGACGTCGTCATCATCGCCGTCGGCGATGAGGTACAGCACGGCTTTTTCATTTTCCCGCGCAGCGTGCTGCTGGAACGGGGCGTGATGTCGCGCGCCGGCCAAGGCGGCAAACGGGCGCTGCGCGTGTATCCGCCCTGGTGCGTGCCGGAATCGGTCCAGGCTTTGCGCACGCAGCGCTGGCAGAGTGCCTGTTTTGTGGCGGCGGGAGATCAACGAAGGCTGGAACAACTGTTCGGGCAGTGA
- a CDS encoding serine hydrolase: MPTDICFPLRMQSVTPAKAERNASGNMTAHGRYLTACRNPALRPYKVRYRQLFLPGIHQPPLKEAFMRVHPLAFIVTLLFASSAQADALDDIINAEMTMRQIPGLSLAIIENGKIVRAQGYGVTEKGGKTPVSPHTLFQAGSVSKPVAALGALHLVELGKLALDDDVNTRLRTWKLPDNALSAEEKVTLRRLLSHNAGLNVHGFPGYASNAPVPSVVQVLDGEKPANTAAIRVDIVPGSKVRYSGGGYTVMQQMVADVSGQAFPDYMRDAVLNPLGMNESSYLQPPPAERARLNASGHLADRSLVAGRWHVYPEMAAAGLWTNASDLARFAIGVQQSLAGTSNPVISAALARQMLSPQKENAGLGVFLHGSGSAQRFSHGGRDEGFDTLLTAFSRTGQGAVIMINANDNSRMMDRLTAAIGRAYHWPEADYDVLLRQPAINIDAKELIRYTGRYELANNTMGTFDMQGGQLRSIFDGLPDEVFVPVGPHRFHSTSRNCELAFVVDAQAEVTGVVVTTKDKANTAPRIGPLLHTLAARTDPKPARTRNVQALLSDIGRGGSALANSDFATPGIKNNFGTQAIGELVNVKSLTFLHEQAVAGREIERHGSKVDSVLAFHVSGIKPERKLLVYLTADGLLTDFDLVDD; this comes from the coding sequence TTGCCGACCGATATTTGCTTCCCGCTGCGGATGCAATCGGTCACGCCAGCAAAGGCGGAACGCAACGCATCCGGGAATATGACCGCCCATGGCCGATATCTGACGGCCTGTCGCAATCCTGCATTGCGCCCGTACAAGGTAAGGTATCGTCAACTTTTCCTTCCTGGCATCCATCAACCACCATTGAAAGAAGCGTTCATGCGAGTTCATCCCCTGGCATTCATCGTGACCCTGTTGTTCGCAAGTAGTGCCCAGGCGGACGCATTGGACGACATCATCAACGCCGAAATGACGATGCGGCAAATCCCCGGCCTGTCGCTTGCCATCATCGAGAACGGCAAGATTGTCAGGGCGCAAGGGTACGGTGTCACGGAAAAGGGCGGCAAGACGCCGGTCAGCCCGCACACACTGTTCCAGGCCGGTTCGGTCAGCAAACCGGTGGCCGCGCTGGGGGCGTTGCACCTGGTCGAGCTAGGCAAGCTTGCGCTTGACGATGACGTCAACACCAGGCTGCGCACGTGGAAGCTGCCGGACAACGCCTTGTCGGCCGAAGAGAAGGTGACCCTGCGCAGGCTGCTCAGCCACAACGCGGGACTGAACGTGCACGGCTTTCCCGGCTATGCCAGCAATGCGCCAGTACCCAGCGTGGTCCAGGTGCTCGACGGCGAGAAGCCCGCGAATACCGCAGCCATTCGCGTTGACATCGTTCCAGGCAGCAAGGTGCGTTACTCGGGTGGCGGCTATACCGTCATGCAACAAATGGTGGCCGACGTGAGCGGCCAGGCGTTTCCCGACTACATGCGCGACGCCGTCCTCAATCCCTTGGGCATGAACGAGAGCTCCTATTTGCAACCGCCGCCAGCCGAGCGCGCGCGCCTGAATGCCAGCGGCCACCTTGCCGACCGCAGCCTGGTCGCGGGACGCTGGCATGTGTACCCTGAAATGGCGGCGGCCGGCTTATGGACCAACGCGTCGGACCTGGCGCGCTTCGCCATCGGGGTACAGCAGTCCCTGGCTGGCACGTCCAACCCCGTCATCTCGGCAGCCTTGGCCCGGCAGATGCTGAGTCCGCAAAAAGAGAACGCGGGCCTGGGCGTCTTCCTTCACGGCAGCGGCAGCGCGCAACGCTTCTCGCACGGTGGACGTGACGAAGGCTTCGATACCTTGCTGACGGCATTTTCCCGGACCGGCCAGGGGGCCGTGATCATGATTAACGCAAATGACAATTCCCGCATGATGGACCGCCTGACGGCCGCCATCGGCCGCGCTTATCACTGGCCAGAAGCCGACTATGACGTGTTGCTCAGGCAACCCGCCATCAACATCGATGCCAAGGAACTCATCCGCTACACGGGCCGCTACGAGTTGGCGAACAACACGATGGGAACCTTCGATATGCAGGGTGGCCAGCTACGTAGTATTTTCGATGGCTTGCCTGACGAAGTGTTCGTGCCTGTCGGCCCACACCGCTTCCATTCGACGTCGCGCAATTGCGAACTGGCGTTCGTCGTCGATGCGCAGGCAGAGGTGACAGGCGTCGTCGTGACGACCAAAGACAAAGCCAACACGGCGCCGCGCATCGGCCCGCTGCTGCACACATTGGCAGCACGCACCGACCCCAAGCCTGCGCGCACCCGGAATGTGCAGGCCTTGCTGTCCGACATTGGGCGTGGCGGCAGCGCCCTGGCCAATTCGGATTTTGCCACGCCCGGCATCAAGAACAATTTTGGCACACAGGCGATTGGCGAACTGGTCAATGTCAAGTCGCTGACTTTTTTGCACGAGCAAGCTGTTGCTGGCCGCGAGATCGAACGGCATGGCAGCAAGGTGGACAGCGTCCTTGCCTTCCACGTGAGCGGCATCAAGCCGGAGCGAAAATTGTTGGTTTACCTGACCGCGGACGGTTTGCTGACCGACTTCGATCTGGTGGACGACTGA
- a CDS encoding serine hydrolase domain-containing protein produces the protein MLPLTISALSFLLMTSTFVTAQVGDHSHAEKEDDYSAKIDNLVKSTSPRSFNGVILITKNGKEKYAKAFGYSDVKNKTRLRLEDNFRIMSNSKQITAVLILREVEKGTIDLQSPVRRYLPDLPQAWADEVTVHQLLNFSAGITEIDKPLSFKPGTDFLYGVTTYSMLSNIFEKVSGKVYVDAAHELFRELGMVNSFCYEENKNNNVINGYVNTKNVFALKEHPVQGKDWTGFIPAGGIVSNVKDLNIWDEKLHKGKILKAETYKLMTNYSISSQHVAFGDGEIGYGYGVYVSDKDTVKYIGHSGKGLGFASIKVYFPEKDVDVIVLENQFSEDSGVHYHFEIKVREIVMNSSLLK, from the coding sequence ATGCTGCCACTGACAATATCTGCACTTTCTTTTTTGTTGATGACATCCACATTCGTGACTGCCCAAGTTGGCGATCATTCACATGCGGAAAAGGAAGATGATTATTCCGCCAAGATCGACAACTTGGTCAAATCAACAAGTCCTAGAAGCTTTAATGGCGTCATTCTCATCACGAAGAATGGCAAGGAGAAATACGCAAAAGCCTTTGGTTATTCTGATGTTAAAAATAAAACACGGTTAAGGCTGGAAGATAATTTCCGAATCATGTCGAATAGCAAGCAAATTACGGCTGTGTTGATTTTGAGGGAAGTTGAAAAAGGCACGATAGACTTGCAAAGTCCCGTTAGAAGATATTTGCCCGATTTGCCGCAGGCCTGGGCCGACGAGGTGACGGTGCATCAACTGCTCAACTTTTCAGCAGGAATCACGGAAATCGACAAGCCACTCAGCTTCAAGCCCGGAACGGACTTTCTGTATGGCGTTACGACTTATTCAATGCTGAGCAATATTTTTGAAAAAGTCAGCGGAAAAGTCTATGTCGATGCAGCGCATGAGCTGTTCAGAGAGCTGGGGATGGTGAATAGTTTTTGCTATGAGGAAAACAAGAATAATAACGTCATCAATGGATATGTCAACACGAAAAATGTATTCGCACTGAAGGAACATCCTGTTCAGGGAAAAGACTGGACAGGCTTCATCCCGGCAGGAGGAATTGTTTCAAATGTGAAGGACTTAAATATCTGGGATGAGAAACTTCATAAGGGGAAGATTTTAAAAGCCGAAACCTATAAGCTGATGACGAATTATTCCATATCCAGTCAGCACGTGGCTTTCGGTGACGGAGAAATCGGTTATGGTTACGGTGTTTATGTGAGTGACAAGGATACGGTCAAGTATATAGGCCATTCCGGGAAGGGCTTGGGCTTTGCCTCGATCAAAGTCTATTTCCCTGAAAAAGATGTTGATGTCATTGTTTTGGAAAATCAGTTTAGCGAAGATAGTGGCGTTCATTACCATTTCGAAATAAAAGTAAGGGAAATAGTAATGAACAGCAGCCTTTTGAAATAG
- a CDS encoding DUF3944 domain-containing protein, with amino-acid sequence MGIKYRVDEDLVFLQYCKEEDLRILAGYLTHDKDQSARMASELLADDNFKKFAGKTDQYRQCWQLIAGELQHFGGDTIVNLFRGDGVLYKEILSDVCDNQKVKTEKNSSAYAMENKLLEKFIGDAWEKLGAEQRASLLKEFDIGYNSRDGEGLALLKAALLSGIGSLQISSLIARSAASMFAGRALGVIATGGLGRSLAMFAGPVGLAVSAALTVPAISGAAYRVTIPAVIQIAYMRRECEAREFF; translated from the coding sequence ATGGGTATTAAATATCGCGTCGATGAAGACCTCGTATTCCTGCAGTATTGCAAGGAAGAGGATTTGCGTATTTTGGCTGGCTATCTCACGCACGACAAAGATCAGTCGGCTCGCATGGCCAGCGAACTTCTTGCAGATGATAACTTCAAGAAGTTTGCTGGAAAGACGGACCAGTACCGGCAATGCTGGCAGTTGATTGCCGGCGAGCTTCAGCATTTCGGCGGCGACACTATCGTCAACCTGTTTCGTGGCGATGGCGTGTTGTACAAGGAGATTTTGTCGGACGTGTGCGATAACCAGAAAGTCAAAACGGAAAAAAACAGTTCCGCCTATGCGATGGAAAACAAGCTGCTGGAGAAATTCATCGGCGATGCCTGGGAAAAGCTCGGTGCGGAACAACGCGCTTCGCTGCTGAAGGAATTTGATATCGGCTACAACTCACGCGATGGGGAAGGATTGGCCTTGCTGAAAGCGGCCTTGTTGAGTGGCATCGGTTCCCTGCAAATATCTTCGCTGATTGCCAGATCCGCTGCAAGCATGTTCGCGGGACGGGCGCTTGGCGTCATTGCGACAGGTGGTCTGGGCAGAAGCCTGGCCATGTTTGCCGGTCCTGTCGGATTGGCCGTATCGGCCGCGCTCACCGTGCCCGCAATCAGCGGCGCCGCTTATCGGGTAACGATTCCTGCCGTCATTCAAATCGCTTATATGCGCCGAGAATGTGAAGCACGTGAATTTTTCTAA
- a CDS encoding glycosyltransferase — protein MIFAGLRIALVGPLPPPAGGMANQTAQLARKLREDGAHVQLLAVNGPHLPPWLARIRYLRAALRLPVHLWRLWRTANTVDLFHIMANSGWSWHLQAAPALWIASLKGKPALLNYRGGEAAVFFARAPRLVAFSLRRASAIVVPSAYLAGVFEQYGHTAHIVPNVLDLQRFTRATSAAPRAPVADGPCILVARHLEALYDNASAVRAFAIVREAFPAARLVLAGGGPQRAALARLARSLGVLDAVRFAGPVDNAAMPALYQASDVVLNPSLADNMPNSVLEALACGVPVVSTNVGGIPALLQDGVTALLVPPGDPAAMAQAILSLLRDPPRTQALVDAGLAHAATFGWPDIAPRLAAHYRRIRAAPRPGAYTRCVARWLFPLHEWIKGHHSARLLRRLERSQWWSTEQLQEWQLARLRALLRHAGEHVPYYRALFARSGFDPEQVRQLADLSRLPLLRKVDIASARDSFKSARAVGLRPFATGGSSGEPLQFFLGRRRVSHDIAAKWRATRWWGVDIGDREAVLWGSPIELHAQDRVRRVRDALLRTTLLPAFAMSPDRLDGYVRQLRSWRPRMLFGYPSALCRIASHASARDLPLDGLGVKVAFVTAERLYDEQRAQIAAAFGCAVANGYGGRDAGFIAHECPEGGMHITAEDIIVEIVDGQGQPLPPGATGDIVVTHLATQDYPFIRYATGDVGALGTEPCACGRGLPLLQKIEGRSTDFLTAVDGTAMHGLALVYIVRELPQVRSFKIIQESLLRTRVLLVCLPRLDAATRTAIVTGFQARLGAQVDIAIDEVDEIAAEASGKYRYVVSAVTQAGSP, from the coding sequence ATGATCTTCGCGGGCCTGCGCATCGCGCTGGTCGGCCCGCTGCCGCCGCCGGCCGGCGGCATGGCGAATCAGACGGCGCAACTGGCGCGCAAGCTGCGCGAAGATGGCGCGCATGTGCAGCTGCTGGCCGTCAACGGGCCGCATCTGCCGCCATGGCTGGCGCGCATCCGCTACCTGCGCGCGGCGCTGCGCCTGCCCGTGCACCTGTGGCGCCTGTGGCGCACGGCCAATACCGTCGACCTGTTCCACATCATGGCCAATTCCGGCTGGTCCTGGCATCTGCAGGCCGCGCCCGCGCTGTGGATCGCCAGCCTGAAAGGCAAGCCGGCACTGCTCAATTACCGGGGTGGCGAAGCGGCCGTTTTTTTCGCCCGCGCGCCGCGCCTGGTGGCGTTCAGCCTGCGCCGCGCCAGCGCCATCGTCGTGCCGTCGGCCTACCTGGCCGGCGTTTTCGAACAATATGGCCATACGGCGCATATCGTGCCGAACGTGCTGGACTTGCAGCGCTTTACGCGCGCCACATCCGCCGCGCCGCGCGCGCCAGTGGCCGATGGCCCGTGCATCCTCGTGGCGCGCCACCTGGAAGCGCTGTACGACAATGCCAGCGCCGTGCGCGCCTTCGCCATCGTGCGCGAGGCTTTTCCTGCGGCGCGCCTGGTGCTGGCCGGCGGCGGGCCGCAGCGCGCGGCGCTGGCGCGCCTGGCCAGGTCGCTCGGCGTTCTGGACGCCGTGCGTTTCGCCGGCCCCGTCGACAACGCCGCCATGCCCGCCCTGTACCAGGCCAGCGACGTCGTCCTCAATCCCAGCCTGGCCGACAACATGCCCAATTCCGTGCTCGAGGCGCTCGCCTGCGGCGTGCCCGTCGTCAGCACCAACGTGGGCGGCATCCCCGCCCTGCTGCAAGACGGCGTGACGGCGCTGCTGGTGCCGCCCGGCGATCCGGCCGCCATGGCGCAGGCCATCCTGTCGCTGCTGCGCGACCCGCCGCGCACGCAGGCGCTGGTCGACGCGGGCCTGGCGCACGCCGCCACCTTTGGCTGGCCCGATATCGCGCCCAGGCTGGCCGCCCACTACCGCCGCATCCGCGCCGCGCCCCGTCCTGGCGCCTACACGCGCTGCGTCGCCCGCTGGCTGTTTCCCCTGCATGAATGGATCAAAGGCCACCACAGCGCGCGCCTGCTGCGCCGGCTGGAACGCTCGCAGTGGTGGAGCACGGAGCAGCTGCAGGAATGGCAGCTAGCGCGCCTGCGCGCGTTGCTGCGCCATGCGGGCGAACACGTGCCGTATTACCGCGCCCTGTTCGCCCGCAGCGGTTTCGATCCGGAACAGGTGCGGCAACTGGCCGACTTGTCGCGCCTGCCGCTGCTGAGGAAGGTTGATATCGCCAGCGCGCGCGACAGTTTCAAGTCGGCGCGCGCCGTGGGTTTGCGCCCGTTCGCCACGGGCGGATCCAGCGGCGAACCGCTGCAATTTTTTCTTGGTAGGCGCAGGGTCAGCCACGACATCGCCGCCAAATGGCGTGCCACGCGCTGGTGGGGCGTCGACATCGGCGACCGCGAAGCCGTGCTGTGGGGCTCGCCCATCGAACTGCACGCGCAAGACCGCGTGCGCCGCGTGCGCGACGCGCTGCTGCGCACGACCTTGCTGCCCGCGTTTGCCATGTCGCCCGACCGCCTCGATGGTTATGTCAGGCAATTGCGCAGCTGGCGTCCGCGCATGCTGTTCGGCTACCCGTCCGCCCTGTGCCGCATCGCCAGCCACGCCAGCGCGCGCGACCTGCCGCTCGACGGCCTGGGCGTGAAAGTGGCGTTCGTCACGGCCGAACGCCTGTACGACGAGCAGCGCGCGCAAATCGCCGCTGCCTTCGGCTGCGCCGTGGCCAACGGCTACGGCGGGCGCGACGCGGGCTTCATCGCCCACGAATGCCCGGAAGGCGGCATGCACATCACGGCCGAAGACATCATCGTGGAAATCGTCGACGGCCAGGGCCAGCCGCTGCCGCCAGGGGCCACGGGCGACATCGTCGTCACCCACCTGGCCACGCAAGACTACCCCTTCATCCGCTACGCCACGGGCGACGTGGGCGCGCTGGGCACCGAGCCGTGCGCCTGCGGCCGCGGACTACCCCTGCTGCAGAAAATCGAAGGGCGCAGCACGGATTTCCTCACGGCCGTCGATGGCACCGCCATGCACGGCCTGGCCCTCGTCTACATCGTGCGCGAACTGCCGCAGGTGCGCAGTTTTAAAATCATCCAGGAAAGCCTGCTGCGCACGCGAGTCCTGCTGGTCTGCCTGCCGCGCCTGGACGCCGCCACGCGCACAGCCATCGTCACCGGCTTCCAGGCCAGGCTGGGCGCGCAGGTGGACATCGCCATCGATGAGGTCGACGAGATCGCGGCGGAGGCGTCGGGGAAATACCGCTATGTGGTGAGCGCAGTGACGCAGGCAGGCAGCCCGTAG
- a CDS encoding TIGR04063 family PEP-CTERM/XrtA system glycosyltransferase gives MRILHILDHSLPLHSGYTFRTLAILRQQRAMGWHTTQLTSAKQGPADGAQQLVDGWHFYRTAPSARWWTRLPVLRQVAVIVGLAVRLRRLAQRIKPDILHAHSPALNAIAALNAGRALGIPVVYEVRAFWEDAAADHGSSRPGGLRYRLTRALETYALRRADAVTTICDGLRRELCARGVPAHKITVIPNAVDAGAFSVTAPDDLWLARKLGLHGHLVIGFIGSFYAYEGLALLLRAMPRLLAAQPALRLLLAGGGPQEAALWALAAQLGVDHAVVFAGRVPHAQVAAYYQLVDICVYPRLPMRLTELVTPLKPLEAMAQGRLVVASDVGGHRELVEHGKTGMLFRAGDAEALAQTILSLLLAPASWPALRRQARAFVETERSWGASVGRYAPVYARVTTARMAEELAGVAP, from the coding sequence ATGCGCATCCTGCACATCCTCGACCACTCGCTGCCCCTGCACAGCGGCTACACGTTTCGCACCCTGGCCATCCTGCGGCAGCAGCGCGCGATGGGCTGGCACACGACGCAGCTCACCAGTGCCAAGCAGGGGCCGGCCGACGGCGCGCAGCAGCTGGTCGACGGCTGGCATTTCTACCGCACGGCGCCCAGTGCGCGCTGGTGGACGCGCCTGCCCGTGCTGCGGCAGGTGGCCGTCATCGTCGGCCTGGCCGTGCGCCTGCGCCGGCTGGCGCAACGGATCAAACCCGACATCCTGCATGCGCATTCGCCGGCGCTGAACGCCATCGCCGCCCTCAACGCGGGCCGCGCGCTGGGCATTCCCGTCGTGTATGAAGTGCGCGCCTTCTGGGAAGACGCGGCCGCCGACCATGGCAGCAGCCGGCCCGGCGGCCTGCGCTACCGGCTCACGCGCGCGCTGGAAACCTACGCGCTGCGCCGCGCCGATGCCGTCACCACCATCTGCGACGGCTTGCGGCGCGAGCTGTGCGCGCGCGGCGTGCCCGCGCATAAAATCACCGTGATTCCAAACGCCGTCGATGCGGGGGCCTTCAGCGTCACGGCGCCCGACGACTTGTGGCTGGCGCGCAAACTGGGCTTGCACGGACACCTGGTCATCGGCTTCATCGGCTCGTTTTATGCGTACGAGGGACTGGCCCTGCTGCTGCGCGCCATGCCGCGCCTGCTGGCGGCGCAGCCGGCATTACGGCTGCTGCTGGCCGGCGGCGGTCCGCAAGAGGCGGCGCTGTGGGCGCTGGCGGCGCAACTGGGTGTAGACCACGCCGTGGTCTTCGCAGGCAGAGTGCCGCATGCGCAGGTGGCCGCCTATTATCAGCTGGTCGACATCTGCGTGTATCCGCGCCTGCCGATGCGCCTGACGGAACTGGTAACGCCCTTGAAACCGTTGGAGGCGATGGCGCAGGGCCGCCTCGTGGTGGCGTCCGACGTGGGCGGCCACCGCGAACTGGTCGAGCATGGCAAGACGGGCATGCTGTTTCGCGCCGGCGACGCCGAGGCGCTGGCGCAGACCATCTTGTCGCTGCTGCTGGCACCCGCCAGCTGGCCGGCGCTGCGGCGCCAGGCGCGCGCCTTCGTCGAGACGGAGCGCAGCTGGGGCGCCAGCGTGGGCCGCTATGCGCCCGTGTATGCGCGCGTGACGACGGCGCGCATGGCGGAGGAACTGGCAGGAGTCGCGCCATGA